In Carya illinoinensis cultivar Pawnee chromosome 10, C.illinoinensisPawnee_v1, whole genome shotgun sequence, one DNA window encodes the following:
- the LOC122279471 gene encoding uncharacterized protein LOC122279471 — protein sequence MGSERCYVWSSLSCSSASTTSSLTSAADGMVKMELEAAEALADLAHLAVPESAGSGLCRKWGTKGKRAAKRVKRESPPGDSAFRLNPLDSVPSYSDLAEQVPSITEVKAEQDSELAKPTPNCNGSFAPFVLCKTRRKLTEAEKEEQRIRRVLANRESARQTIRRRQALCEDLTRKAADLARENENLKRDKELALKEHQSLETTNKHLKQQMAKVRKAVVEETPGEHYSADVAASLSSSRNCPWHLYDHPPFLPVLWPSVIQSSNRVQSQYGRQSAIVIPSNMPMPAACRPDNSREQENRIDVDGQKAPLYVLPFPWFFPLPGPGNRLQPLPSTGMKYEQGEASRSNHNASSFSKFIAHVENRHCSLPIEVKTEVSGSSEVRPDNDLNETPIGFPLDGVSQHTGANSEEILYTPASLDCSQPASTIKHENMSQSAYAPNIETTSTARPIASALPEKQESAVFPGKKLIDTVAAAEARKRRKELTKLKNLHGRPCQMHC from the exons ATGGGTTCGGAGAGATGTTATGTTTGGAGCTCGTTGTCATGCTCATCTGCTTCTACGACGTCGTCTTTGACGAGTGCGGCGGATGGTATGGTGAAGATGGAGCTGGAGGCGGCAGAGGCTCTGGCCGATTTGGCCCATTTGGCGGTGCCAGAGAGTGCTGGCAGTGGCTTGTGCAGGAAATGGGGGACCAAAGGGAAACGGGCAGCGAAGCGAGTCAAGAGAGAGTCGCCGCCGGGTGACTCCGCGTTTAGGTTGAACCCGCTGGACTCGGTGCCAAGCTACTCGGATCTGGCTGAG CAGGTTCCCAGCATTACAGAAGTGAAGGCTGAGCAGGATTCTGAATTGGCTAAACCAACTCCCAACTGCAACGGAagttttgcaccatttgtttTGTGTAAAACAAGACGAAAGTTGACTGAG GCTGAAAAGGAAGAACAGAGAATACGCAGGGTATTGGCAAATAGAGAGTCAGCTAGGCAGACAATTCGTCGTAGGCAG GCTCTGTGTGAGGATTTAACCAGGAAAGCTGCTGATCTGGCACGGGAGAATGAAAATTTGAAGAGG GACAAGGAGTTGGCTTTGAAAGAGCATCAGTCCTTGGAGACCACAAATAAACATTTAAAGCAACAG ATGGCAAAGGTAAGAAAGGCTGTGGTTGAGGAAACTCCAGGTGAGCATTATTCAGCAGATGTGGCAGCCTCTCTGTCTTCATCCAGGAACTGTCCGTGGCACTTGTACGACCACCCTCCATTCCTGCCTGTTCTATGGCCTTCTGTCATTCAATCTTCAAATCGTGTTCAATCACAATATGGGAGGCAAAGTGCCATTGTCATTCCGTCAAACATGCCCATGCCAGCTGCTTGTAGGCCTGATAACTCTCGAGAGCAAGAAAACCGCATAGATGTCGATGGGCAAAAAGCACCATTGTATGTATTGCCATTTCCTTGGTTCTTCCCTCTTCCTGGTCCTGGGAACAGACTCCAACCTCTGCCCTCTACTGGTATGAAATATGAACAAGGCGAAGCTTCTCGTAGTAACCATAATGCCagttcattttcaaaatttattgcacatgtagaaaatcgCCATTGCTCTTTACCCATTGAAGTAAAGACAGAAGTTTCAGGCTCATCGGAAGTCAGACCTGATAATGACTTGAATGAGACCCCAATAGGGTTCCCTCTGGATGGAGTTAGTCAGCATACAGGAGCTAACTCTGAGGAAATTCTATATACACCTGCATCACTAGATTGTTCCCAACCTGCATCTACCATCAAGCACGAGAACATGTCCCAATCAGCTTATGCTCCCAATATTGAAACAACTTCTACAGCCCGTCCTATTGcaagtgctttgccagaaaagCAAGAATCAGCAGTTTTCCCAGGTAAGAAGCTAATTGATACGGTTGCTGCAGCAGAAGCCAGAAAGAGGAGGAAGGAACTGACAAAGCTAAAGAATCTCCATGGTCGTCCATGTCAGATGCATTGTTGA